The genomic interval TGATAGCCAGCTCGGTCTGCTGCCGCTCGGCAGCGATGAGGGCATACACCAAGATGGCACCGACCGACCACTGCGGGTGCCCCGAGGCCATCGCGATGATGACGTAGTCATCTGCCTCGGCCAGCTCACCCCGATCCAGAAGGGCCATCGCCCATCGGTAGGCAGCCCTCGGCGACCATTCTGGATCCGCCGCTTCGATCGCCGCGACGAAGGCGCCCCGCGCGATCTCGAACGGGTCACCCGAGCCGAGGACCACCTCACCCGAGAGCAGAGCCACAGCCAGGGCGAAGGAGTCTTCGGCCGATCCGCCGGGAGAGTTCGTCATAGGATGATCTTCGCAAGCAGAACACTGCTGCAGAAGCAATTCCGGCAAGTCGACCATTCATGACCGTCGATAGCCCCGGCCCGGTCCGCCGCGAGGCGCAGATGCCAGACGGCCCACCCGCTGCGCTTCATCGACGAGCGTCCACACCAGGGACGGAAACGACTGCACGAAATATTTCGAGGTCAAAGCGGGCCAGAAAGACGGGAGTTGCGCAGAGTGTCATTCGCTCGAATTTCTTGGGTTGCCCTGGTGGCTTCCAGCCTTTGCTCCTGCGCTCTTGTGGGGCCCAGTGATCCGGATAACCCACCGCTAGGCCTGAGTCGCGTCGGCAATGCCTACGAAATCCGAATGCCGGAATGTGCGACCGGTATCAGCCAATCCGTGACCCTAGAGGGCGTCGCTTCTCCGGAAGTCCCCGATCCACAGATTTATTGGGAAGTTGAGCGCCCCTGGCCCGAGAACTCAGACACAGCGCACCAGATAGTCGTGGGTCGCGTCACGCCCGACATGAAAGTCATCCACGAGTACACGCCGCCGCCCAGCTCTTCGGAAGTATATGTAAGCGTCGGTGGGGCAAAGGGGTCCGCCCTGTGGCTGGGGTACTTCGATCTGTCGAAGGTCGGATCTACCCTGAACCTGGGATTGGACTACGATGACGCCCCGGCAGTTCCTGATCCTGAAGTTGAGCTCAACGAACAAGCCGGCTGTGAATGATCGGTCAGCGGCAAGCCCTCACCATCACGTTTCGCTTCGTCTGCACCGGCGGCGCCGTTGTCTCGGTGAAGGCGGTGCCGGACATTCGTGAGTTGCCTGCCGCCGATGCGGAAGAGGTCACGTGCGACGGCTCGGTGGCGAGCATGAGCGTGGCTGTCGACGGCCCCGGTCAGCTGCGAAGCGCAGATGCCAGACGGCTCACCCGCTGCGGTTCGTCCACGAGCTTTCCTACAAGCGGACGACGTCGGCCAGAACCCCGCCCGGTGTCAGGCGTTCGGGAGCCGGGGAGTCGTAGACCACGAGCAGGTGGTCTTCGTCCAGCAGGGTGATGCCTTCGGCGTGATCGGCGCCGTCCCCGTGCGGCAGCGACATCACGATCTGGAGTTCGTCCTCGCGCACGATGTCGGCCGCCTCCACGACGCACCCTCCGCGCCAGCGCACCACTTTGATCGGGCCGGAGATGCTCATGCTCGGGCCGGCCAGCAGCAGAAGGTCGTCGCCGTGCGGGCACAGGTCACGGATGCCCAGGCCGCCCAGGTCCAGGAAGTGCGTGCGGTAGCGCTCGCCGTTCTCGAGAGGGGCCAGGACGAGGCGGTGTTCGTCGTCGGGGTCGGTCACCGGCCGGATCTCCAGCAGTGTCGCCCATCCCCGCAGGACCGGTCCGCGCAGGCCCAGGTACAGGCGGTCGCCGTGGGCGGCGATGCCCTCGATGTCGACGCCGTTGTCCTTGCCCGGGATCTCCAGGAACGGTTCCAGGTGGGGGTCGTGTTCCTGGGCCAGCAGGTCGGTGATCGAGTCGCCCCGTCCACCGAGGACGGCCGATGTCAGCCGCCGGCCGCCCGAGGTGGCCGTGCGGGCGAGGCCCGGGCCACCATCGGGGTCGGTGGTGACCGCGAGCCGCAGCAGGGTGTAGCGGTTTTCCTCGCGCAGGACCTTGGCGAGGCGTTTGCGGGCCTTGGCGTCGGGGTGCGTGTCCTTGATCCGGCGCCGTTTGAGACTGTGTGAGCCGACCGCCCACAGCCAGTCACCGCTGCGGGCCAGGCCTTCGATGTCGGCCTCACCGTCCGCGTCCTGACCGGGAAGCTCGACCAGATCGGCCAGGCGCACGGTGCGGTGGCCGTCGTAGCGCTCGGTCGTGGAGCCCGCGGGAACGGCGGTGAGCCGCTCGAGGGTGGCGGTCTCGTCCCCGGCGATCCAGAGGTGCTCGCCGTCGGTGCGGATCCCAGACAGGTTGGTGTGGGTTCCGGCCTCCTGCGCCGTGGCGTCGAAGACCAGCTCGATCTGCCGCTCGGGCAACCGCCAACCGTTCATGCCGCCATCCTGCACCGGCGGGCGAACTCGGCGGGGACGCAACGCCGCAGGTGAAGGGCCAACCTGCCCTCTTCTTGTATTTTACCGAACGAACGGTAAAGTATGGCCATGGGTCGTACAGCGAGTGTGGACGAGGCAGTGGTTCAGGCCCGCCTGGCCGAGGTCTTCCGGGCCGGCGGATATGCGGGCGCGTCGCTGTCCGCCCTGTCGGCGGCGGTCGGTCTGCAGCGTGCGAGCCTCTACCACCGCTTTCCCGACGGTAAACCCGCGATGGCGCGAGCTGTGCTCCAGGGCATCGAGGCGGAGCTGCAGGAGACGCTGCGGCCACTGCACGCGGAACCGGACGTGGCCGAGGGCGTGGCCGAGATGGCCCGGCGGATCGCCCGTGGTTACCAGGACGGCCGGGTGGCCTGCGTCCTGGACACGATGACGCTCACCGGTGCACCCGACGACATCACCGCCCACGCCGCGCGGCTGGCCCGGCAGTGGCTTGCGGCCATGGCCGATGCGTCGCTGCGGGCGGGCGCGGACCCGCAGCAGGCGAACGCCCGGGCCCAGGCGGCCCTGGTGCGCATCCAGGGAGCACTGGTGGTGTCGCGCGTGCTGCACGACCCTTCTGTGTTCGAGCAGACTCTCACCGAGCTGCCCGCGCTTCTCCTGTCTGATCGACGAGCCCTGTAGGAGCATCGGATATGTCGCACCAGGTCGATCCAGAAGCCCTGACCTTCCAGGAGACAGGGCGCGAGGGCGCCGAACATCCCGGGGAGCAGGCGGTGCAGGAGCACGCGCACGAGGGCGGCCCCGGATGGGGTTCACCCATGTTCGGAGCCGAGATTCCTCACGGGTTCCAGCCTTTCCTGCGGGCCCAACGCATGCTCACACTGGCGGCCACCGATCATGAAGGACGCGTATGGGCCACGACGGTGTCCGGGTCACCGGGGTTCGCCGGCGCAGTGGACGATCGGACCCTCTTCATCGATGCGCTGCCGGCTCCGGGCGACCCCCTGCGGGAAGTCTTCGAGGAGCAACGGGATCTGGGCCTGCTCGCCCTGCAGCCGCAGACCCGGCGACGGGTGCGGATGAACGGGGTGGCCCGGCGCGACGGCGAGCGTCTGGTGCTGCGGACCGAGCAGGTGCTGGGCAACTGCCCGAAGTACATCCAGACCCGCGAGATCACCGCCGTCGACCAGAGTGCTCCGGCCGGAACTGCCGTTGTGGCAGAAGAACTGACGGCTGATCAGCATGGGTGGATCGAGCGGGCCGATACCTTCTTCATCGCCAGCCGCTCCCCCGGGCACGGTGCCGATGCCTCCCACCGCGGCGGGATGCCGGGTTTCGTGAGGGCCGGTACGCGCCGGCTGCGCTGGCCCGATTACACCGGCAACCAGTTCTACATGACGCTGGGCAACCTGCAGTTGAGTCCCGCGGCCGGTCTGCTGTTCCTGGACTGGGAGCAGGGCCACACCCTGCAGGTGACCGGAACGGCCCGCATCGACTGGGATCCGCGCAGCGCCGCCGCCTACCCGGGTGCCCTGCGGATGGTGGAGTTCGACATCTCCGGGGTGGTGCAGATCGACCGGGCCAGCCCGCTGCGGTGGAGCCGGCCGCAGTACTCCCGCTTCAACCCGCCCGCGGCCGCCTGAGTTGCACCGACCTCACCGGTGACGCTGGGCGGCGGCGAGAGTGACGGGCGCGCCTTCCCCGGACGACGGTGAGTGCCGGGCTCACGTCTACATCGGCGAATCAGGCAGGACCGCCACGACGATCTCCTCATCCCGGCCGACCGCCACGGCGCCGAGCGAACCGTCGGGCGCCCAGACTCCTGAGCCACCGGCGGATCGCTCCCCCACCGGGTGGCCACCGAGATTGGCGGCCAGCGACCACATCCTGTGGTCCCGGGCGCGAGCCGCCATCCGGTCGGACATCTTCTGTTCCTCTCCTGCGGTGTAGAGCACTGACGCCACGTACACCTGGGCCCCGGCCTCCCGGGCGGCCTGGGCGTGCTCGGGAACGCTGGTGTCGAAACACACGGACAGGCCGAGCTTCCAGCCCTCGACAGTGATCACGAGCGGCCCGGTCCCGGCCTCGACGAGCTCGTTCTCGGCCCCGTGCAGGTGGGTCTTGGGCGCCACCAGGTCCGGGCCGGTCCCGGTCACCAGCATCGCGGCGATGTAGCGGTGGCCGTCCACCTCGACCGGGGCCCCGAGCACGACGGCCGTACCCCGGGCGGCCGCGGCCCGCCGGATCCGGTTCAGGCGCTCGTCCCCCGGCCGGAACCACACCCGGGGTTCGTTCTCCAGGAGGTCAAGGTCGTAGCCGGTCACGGACAGCTCCGGGAACACCACCAGGCTGGCCTCGGCCGCCTGCACCAGGAGTTTCTCGGCGCGCAGCAGGTTCTCCTCGACATCGCCGAGCACGGGCACGGACTGCACGGCGGCAACGGTCAGGGACGAGGTCACGCGCCCATCACCCGGGCCCCGGCCAGGTAGGGGACCAGGACCGTGAACCGGTCACCGTCCCCGGACGGTGTCAGGACCGACGGCACGGCCAGGGCGATCATCACGACGGCAGACATCAGTTCTCCTCATGGACTGTTGCGGTGAAGCTTGTTCCAGCCTGACAGCGAGGCATCAGCAGATCCCCGAAGGGTCCCGACCACGGTGCGGCCGGCCCGCAGCGAACCTCAGCCGTCCGTGAGCTGGCGTGAGGCCACTGTGATCGCTTGCGCGTCGCTGTCCAGGAGCGACCGCTCGCGATCCAGCGTCTACGGGCTGATGGTCCAGTCGCCTCCCGCACACCGGGGGATGACGGAGTGCTGACGATTCAGTCCCGCCACCCCCGGTCGCGACCGCCTGCGCCGGGGCGGGCAGCAGCCTCAGCTCACCGCCCGTCACCCGGCGCTGGGAAGCGGCCGAACTTTCTGATGATATCTTCAGTTCTGTGGATTCATTCATTTTAGTTGTGGCGAGGTCCCGGCCGGGACGAGGTCAGGGATGACCCCCGCCAAGCGCGACCAGGCCGAACCGGCCGGCCCGTCACGGCGGGCCGTTCTGAAGGGTGCGGGGTTCTCCGTCGCGGCAGTGGCCGGCACCGCCTCGGTAGCAGTTCCTTTCGCCGCAAGCCAGACCAGCAGCACTCCCCCGCGAACCACCGTTCCGGCGGCACAAGCCCTTCGAATCGACCATGTCACGGTCGTCGATCCCCGCGATGGCCGCAGGCGTCCCGACCGGTCGGTGCTCGTGCGGGGCGGAAAGATCGTGTCGGTCACGGCCGCCGCCACAGCACCGGCTGCGGCCGGAGTACGGGTGATCGATGGGGCCGGCCGTTTCGTGGTCCCCGGCTACAACAACATGCACACCCACGTGCTCCAGGAAGGCCCCCGCTCACGCCTGTTCCTGGCGACGATGCTGGCGGAGGGCACGACGGGGATGCGCCAGATGGCCGGCAGCGATCAGCTGCTGCGCAACCGGGCTGAGAACCGGCTCGGGCTGGACGAGTACGCTCCCAGGCTCCTGGCCATGCCCGGCGCCCTGCTCATGCCGTTCAACGCCCCCTCAATCGCCAGAGCCCGTCGGGAGATCAGCCGGCAGAAGGCTCTCGGCGCCGATTTCATCAAGCTCATCCAGGTCGAGCCGGACGTCTTCTTCGATGCGCTCAGCTGGGCGCACGAGAACGGGCTGAAGGTGGCCGGACACCTTCCCGCCACGGTGAGCCCGACGCAGGCCGCGGAGGCCGGGTTCGACTCGCTGGAGCACCTGGGCACCAGTATCAATATCTGGATCGAGACCTCTCGCGAGCGAGAGGCCCTGCGCCAGGAGGAGGACACCGCCAGCCCCATCCCCAACTGGCTGGGATACGTGCCCTACTCCCAGCAGATGTTCACCAGCGGCATCGCCACGAAGGCCACCTCGAAGACCTTGCTCAACCCGGCTCTTCTGGAGTCGCCGGACGACATCGCCCTGCTGCAGCGGGCACTCGACTCGTTCGACGAAGGCGCCGCTGAGGATCTGGCCAGAAGTTTCGCGAGGAACAACACCTGGCAGACCCCCACCCTCGTGCGACTTCGTTCCGAGTACCTGGCGGATGCACCCGAATACGCGAACCACCCGTGGCTGAGCATGATCTCACCCGAGGCGCGCAGCAGCTACCAGGACATGCGCCGAAAATTCCTGGCCCTGCCGTCAGCGACCCGGTCGGTCTTCCACCGTTACTACGAGACGACCCTGAACATGATCCAGCGCATTCACGACGCCGGCACGCCGATCATGAGCGGCACCGACGGCCCGTCCGGAAATCCCGGGCACGACCTGCAGTCCGAGTTCCGGGAAATGGCCCGCGCCGGACTGACGCCCCTGGACATCCTGCGCTCCACGACCACCGTGCCCGCGGCCTTCCTCGGACGTTCCGACCGGATGGGTGCCGTGGCCAGGGGCATGGACGCCGATTTCCTGCTGCTCGAGGCCGACCCGCTCGCAAAGGTCGAGCACCTGGGAACCATCAGCGCCGTGGTGCGCGAGGGTCACTATCACACCCGTGAAGACATCGGCGAGACCGTCGATCGTCTCCTGACGGCGGCGGAGGCGTGATGAGGATCAAGGTTCGGTCAGGACATCGGCGGATACGCGTGCGTGCACTGGCATGGTCACTGGTGGCCCTGGGCGTCCTGGTCTCGTGGGCCTGGTCCACCGAGCTCTCGATCGCCGGCTCGTCGGCGACCGAATTCATCGCGGGGATAGCGACCTTCGCGCTGCTGGCAGGGGGCATCGCACTGCTCTGCCGCAGCCGGACCCTTCACCATCGGCCGGTGCGGGTGGCTTACCTCCTCGCGTTCGGAACCTGCGTCGCAGCGGCGCTGGCAGCCGCGGCAGTGCCGCCCGTGGCCACGAGAAGGTCAACGGAGAGCGTGAATTCAACGATCGGCCCGGTCACCTTCAGCACCTTCTGGCTGGCCCGCACCGCGGGCGTCACCAGCGACCAGTACCGGCGAACCCACCTGAGCATCACCGTGCACGCGCATGAGCTCAGCGCTCCCCGGTTGCAGGCGACCGTGTCGTTCACGGACGGAACCCCCGACCTCAGCTGTGCCAATACCCAGCCGGTGTGGATTCACGAGGTCGCGACCCTCACGCTCGGGTGCGACAGCTTCACGCCCGCCTCGTCCCTGCGATCCATCAGGGCCATCACCATCACCGAACCGTAGGAACGCCCGGACGAGGTGACAGTTTCTTCAGAAGTGAAGCCTCCGGCGTAGAATGGTCGGCGTGAGCACTCCTGGAACCGCCGGGGCAGACGCCGAGCCGGGGCGCAACGCGCGGCGCCGAAGCCGCACCCGCGCAGCGTTGATCGGGGCCGCCCAGCAGATCTTGATCGAGGGCAACGGCGCCAACGTGAGCATTCAGGCGATCACCGAGCGGGCAGACGTCGGGCTGGGCTCGTTCTATAACCATTTCCCCGGCCGGCCAGAGCTTTTCGCCGCTGCCCGCGAAGATGCGACCGCCCGGTTCCGGGCGTGGATCGATGAGCGGATCGGCGAGGAGACCGATCCGGTGCGGCGCCTGACGCTCAACATCCGCCTGACGGGACGCTTCGCCGCAGCCCACCCGGACGTGTCCCGGGTCCTCCTGAGCCGTCTTGCCGATCCTGATGTTTTCTCCACAGCGATCGCGCCCGGGCTGCACCGCGATGTCCTGGCGGTGATCACCGCGCAGGGTCTGGACGACGACGACCCGGACGTCGCCGTGATCGCCGTTTCCGGAGCGATCGAGGCCGTCATCAATGCTGCGGTGCGTCAGGGGCCGGCCGACCTGACCCGGATGGCCGATGCCATTGCCAGGAACGTGCTGCGCATGCTCGGCGTCGCCGAGACCGACCTCACGAAGGTGCTCGCCGCTCCCTTGCCCGGCGCGTGAGGATCGAGCCTGTCGGCCAACAGTGGTCGACAGGTTTTACGTGCCAGACATATCAACACGAAAGGGTTCATCCAGGCCAAGGAGGGCTGTCGTCCGTTTCACCGATGCCCCTGGAAGGACCATCGTCATTTCCGCCTCCGGAAGACACATAGCTCTGGTCGCGCACGACAACAAGAAGGCCGACCTGATGCGCTGGGCCGAGCACAACCTGCAGGCCCTGCACGGTCACACCCTGTACGCCACGGGCACCACCGGCACCCTGCTGGAGTTCGAGCTCGGCCTACCGGTCACCCGATTCCTGAGCGGCCCGGTCGGTGGAGACCAGCAGATCGGCGCCCGGATCGCCGAGGGCAGCATCGACGTCCTGATCTTCTTCTGGGACCCGCTCGAACCCCAGCCGCACGACCCCGACGTCAAGGCACTCCTGCGCATCGCGGCGCTCTGGAACATCCCCGTCGCCTGCAACATCGCCTCGGCCGACATGATCATCACGTCACCGCTGCTGATCGACGTGGTGGGATACCAGCCGCTGCGCCCCGACTTCGGCCCCCGCACGATCGACGAGTTCACCACCGCCGAACTGGAACCGATCGGCTGACCCACCCGCATCCGGCCCCGCCAGGGCGATGACCACGAAGGTCGCCCACCTTCTCGTTCGTGATCATGCGATCCCCCAGCCTTCCCCGGGAAGGTTCGCATGATCACGGACGAAGAAGTGCCTGCGGACCGGGACGCCTCGCCCGCGATGCCGCACCCGCTGGCCATGACCGGCCGACACCGGTCAGCTGGTCAGCTGGTCAGACAGGCGCTCACCCGGCGAACCACATCGCCCAGCGCATCGTCCTCCCGCAGGTCGACCACTTCGGCGTCCACGACCATGACCGGGCTGCCGGTGTAGCCGTCGACCACGACCAGACGGGCAGTCCAGTTCGTCGAATCGTTCGGATGGCCACGGGCCCTCGAACTGCGCCAGATTCCCGTTCCGGCCGTCGGCCCGGGGCAGGTCCGCGTGGAGGTCACCGCCGCCGGGCTGAACTGCTGAACCCGATGGACTGGTTCTTGAACATACTCCCGGCCCTGAAGGACCGGGATTACAACGACTACGCGACCTGGGGAGACCGGTTTCGTTGAGATTCGCGTTTCATCGACCGGGCCGACTTCACCCTGTCTTCACGCGCTGTCATCGCAAGTCCTGCGGCGATATTCCGTGCCGCGTTCACGTCGGCGTTGTCCTGATGCCACTCAACGATCGAAGGTCTACGTACCCCCAAGGCCGCTGAACACATCCCCCGCCATTTCAGATCAGTAGGGCCGGTCCAGCAAAATGTGAGGATACCCCCGAGTGACCAGATCCCCCAGCTCTACGCTCAGCTCGCCAATCAGGTGATCGAGGGTCGCGGTTGCTTTCTCTATGCTGTCGGCTTGTCCTTTGTACTCGAATTCGACGAAGTCACCGGCCCCGGCGACCTGGTCCAGTGCCACTTCGACGTCGGGTAGTTCCCAGATCGTGCGGGTCTTGTCGACGGTGACCAGCGGCGTGAAGCCCAGCGCGATGAGGGTGCGGCGGATGGCTTCGGGGTCGCCGACCGGTGACTCGTATTCGTCGGCGTGCGTCTTGAGCTGCGCCCCCGTCGGGTGCCAGAGCTTGTAGTTGAGCGAGGCACCCCGCTTGCTGGTGCGCAGGCGCAGCCACTCGTCAATGGTGTCCGCCGCAGTGAAGTCGCGGTGCGGGGCGTTGTAGTAAGCGTCGATCTGCTGCACCGGATCGCTTGGCTGGGCCCCGGTCGCCGCGAGCCTGGCCCGCAGCTTCTCCGCGTTCGGCAGGATGAACTTCTTCTCCACCTCGATGTAGTCCATGAAGCCCTTCCGCTGTGTGATCTATGGTCTGACGTGCGGGTGAATGATCGAGCGAGCCTCTTCCAGCTCACCCGGCTGGAGCGGTTGAAGGAGGCTACCGACGTTCATCGTGATCTGGTCAGGGTTCCGGAATCCCGTCAGCACCACTGCGTCCGGGGTGCTGTGGAGCGCATAGCCTAGGGCGACTCGCACGAGGTCTGCCGTGTCAGTGCCGAAACGGTCTCGCAGTGGGCGCAGTCGATGGGCTACCTCGGCGAGTACCTCTGGTCTGAAGGCGGTCGGCACTGCGATGGTCCTGAGCACTGAACACCGGCGTGGGATGCGAGGAGTAGTTGCGCACCAGGCGTCCCTGCCCGAGGGCCTGCTTGATCAGGACACCGACATCGTGCCGGCGCGCGAAGGCGAAGATGTCTGTCTCACCTTCGTGGGCAGGTGAGCTCAGGAGGTTGTAGCGGACCGCGATGACCTGGGGCTGGATCATGTGGAACAGGTGCAGCCAGCGGGCAGTTCGCGTTGCGGTCGGGCCTTCCCCTCTGGCCCATTCTTCGGCGAAGGTGTGCGGTGCCCTCATGCCGATGGCCCGGATGACGCGCATGTCCCGCAGACCTCGCAGCAGTTCGAGTGCCTGCTGAAGGTATTGATCGTTAGGGCCGAAGTTGCTGCTGTGCAGGAAATAGCAGTCGATGTAATCGGTTCCGAGGTTGGTCAGGCTCCTCAGGATCTGGCGTTGCAACCGCTGTGGTTCGTAGGGGTGTTCACCCTTCTCAGCGAAGAACCCGCCCTTGGTACAGATCACGACATCTTCCCGCTCGGCGCTAACCAGCAGTCTGCCGAGCAGTCGTTCGCTGGTCCCGTGGCCGTAAACATCTGCGGTGTCGAACAGGTTGATGCCCAGTTCCAGCGCTCGCACGAGAGCGGCGAGCGCGGTCTGCGGGTCGACGTCGTCCCATCCGATCGGCATCCCGGCGTTGGTGGCGGGTCCGCTGATCGTCCAGCATTCGTCCCGTTCCCCCTGAGAGTGTCCTCACGACGCACGAACGGTACGCCTATCGATGTGACGGCACTCACGCGACACACAGGATCGCTGCGGCACGCCGGGCGCAGCCGAGACCGGTCACCTGGCCAGGTGGGCACTCACCCGCCGGACCACATCGTCCAGTGCTTCGTCCTCCCGCAGGTCGACCGTTCCGGTGTCCACGACGATGACCGGGCTGCCGGTGTAGCCGTCGATCCAGCGGTCGTACGCCTCGTGCAGCGCCTGCAGATAGTCGAGACTGATCCCTGATTCATAGCCGCGACCGCGGCTCTTCACGCGTTCCAGGAGCACGTCAGGCTCGGCCCGGAGGTAGACCAGGGCCGCCGGGGCCGGCAGCACGGTGGCGAAGGAATCCAGCAGCGTGGTGAATGTGGCCCGCTCGTCGTTCGTGGCCAGACCGCCGTCATGGGCCACCGCCGCGAAGACGGCACCCTCCAGATAGCTCCGGTCGAAGACGGTGGGCACCCCACCGGGGCGGTACTCACGCCCGACCGTCAGCGTGCGTTCGGCCAGGAAATGCACATCGACGTGGAAGGTCCATCGGCGCATGTCGCCGTAGAACCGGTCGAGGTAGGGATTGGTGTCTGCCGGTTCGGTGACCAGTCGCCCGGCCAGGGCGGACGACAACCGGCTGGACGTCGTCGACTTGCCCGCCCCGATGTTGCCGGCCACGAAGACCAGGTTCGACGTCTGGATGTCAGCGTCCACTCCTCACCCACCTCGCTCTGCGGCCAGGAGGCCGATCGTCGGGATCACCGCGTCTTTCATCATGTACCGCCGGGGTCAGGGGCGCGTTCCCCGCGCCCGGCTGTCATCCGGTTCGCAGGCCGTGCAGGAGAACGCCCAGGAGGCGATCGGCCCGGGCGGCGTGCTCAGGTAGTGGAGCGACCGTGAAGATGCCGATGAGGTGGGCGGCGACATCTTCGGCGGTGACGTCGTCGCGTAGCTCCCCGGCGGTCCGGCCTGCACGCAGCAGGCTCTCGATCGCGTTGATCAGGTTGGTGTGGGTCTGGGCGTGGGCGATCTCGTCGGACTCGATCATGGCCAGCAGCGTGCTCAGCATGCCGTCCTTGGTGGCGATCCAGTTCCCGAAAAGGTCCATCCAGCGCCGCAGGGCCTGCGTGGGAGGCAGTGTCGCCAGGAGCTCGTGGGCGCCCTCGGTGAGCCGGACCACCTGGTCGGCGTAGACGGCGGCGACCAGGGCCTCGCGGGTGGGGAAGTGCCGGTAGAGCGTGGCGATGCCGACCCCGGCCTCGCGGGCGATCTCTCGCAGCGACGGCTCGGGGCCGGCTGCCATGAAGACGCGGGTGGCCACCTCCAGGAGCTGCGTGCGGTTGCGCGCGGCATCCGCCCGAGGGGGTGACGACGGCATCTCTTTCAAACGGATCACGCTCCGGTTGTGTTATGTTCGTTGAACCGGAGCATAGTCCGTTTCTTCGTCCGAGTCTTCTCAAGGAGCTTGACCAGCATGAACACCTCAACCATCACCGGCCGGGCCGTCCAGTTCGTCGAGTCGTTCGGAGGGCCGCAGGCCCTCGAACTGCGCCAGATTGCCGTCCCGGCCCTCGGCCCGGGGCAGGTCCGCGTGCGGGTCACCGCGGCCGGGCTGAACCCCATGGACTGGTTCATGACCT from Kineosporia sp. NBRC 101731 carries:
- a CDS encoding TetR/AcrR family transcriptional regulator, which codes for MPSSPPRADAARNRTQLLEVATRVFMAAGPEPSLREIAREAGVGIATLYRHFPTREALVAAVYADQVVRLTEGAHELLATLPPTQALRRWMDLFGNWIATKDGMLSTLLAMIESDEIAHAQTHTNLINAIESLLRAGRTAGELRDDVTAEDVAAHLIGIFTVAPLPEHAARADRLLGVLLHGLRTG